In Argonema galeatum A003/A1, one genomic interval encodes:
- a CDS encoding ABC transporter ATP-binding protein, which produces MQANLVLKIAANSDDLKLTTSVKKLSGRLFSYAWQNKTPFFISLGIIFCISFLQVLIPQIVRYAIDSVIPEKNFDALPWVAGAILLISLLVGVLNFLRSYMMSVFGQRTIENIRNDLYRHIQKLSISFFDNHRTGDLMSRLGQDVNAIGNLVTADLPEIFADSFTVLAIIVYLFSADWQITLLLVFTWPLMIYTIQFFGKFMRGAYRDVQDSAAAVNNHLQDTISNISVIKSFGNEQYEIDRFSDQSRNYLEANIRAVRLWSVFFPIIDVLNNLSSLIVLVFGSWEVMVGRLTIGELAAFLAYINQVNQPIRRFSKVMNVVQRAVVASERVFEIMETNPEVKEKENAVNLTSVQGRLKFENVEFGYKDGEPVLHDFNLEIKPGMTVALVGSSGAGKSTVAKLAARFYDPTKGLILIDNYQLQDVSIESLREHIGIVSQETLLLYGTVLDNIAYGKLDATKEEIIEAAKAANAHDFIMSFPDGYDSIIGERGVRLSGGQRQRLAIARVLLKNPRFVVLDEATSALDSESENLIQESLEKLFKGRSSLVIAHRLSTIHNADVIVVMEQGRIVETGTHADLISKGGRYAQLHSLQFPQKYSLP; this is translated from the coding sequence GTGCAAGCCAACCTCGTTCTTAAGATTGCCGCTAATTCTGATGACTTGAAGCTCACAACCTCGGTGAAGAAGCTGTCTGGTCGTCTTTTCAGCTACGCTTGGCAAAACAAAACACCTTTTTTTATATCTCTGGGCATTATTTTTTGCATTTCCTTTCTCCAAGTTCTTATTCCCCAGATCGTCCGCTATGCGATCGATTCTGTGATTCCAGAAAAAAATTTTGATGCCTTGCCTTGGGTGGCGGGGGCCATTCTATTGATTTCTCTTCTAGTTGGTGTTTTGAATTTCCTCCGCAGTTACATGATGTCTGTGTTTGGACAGAGAACAATTGAAAACATTCGCAACGATCTATACAGACACATTCAGAAGCTTTCAATCAGCTTTTTCGACAACCATAGGACTGGCGATCTGATGTCGCGTTTGGGGCAAGATGTCAACGCGATCGGCAATTTAGTTACAGCCGATCTTCCAGAAATTTTTGCTGATAGTTTTACGGTTTTAGCGATTATTGTTTATCTATTCAGCGCGGATTGGCAAATCACGCTACTCCTCGTATTCACTTGGCCTTTAATGATTTATACAATCCAGTTTTTTGGAAAGTTTATGCGGGGTGCTTATCGGGATGTTCAGGATTCAGCCGCAGCGGTCAATAATCATCTGCAAGACACTATATCTAATATCAGCGTTATTAAATCTTTTGGTAACGAACAGTATGAAATTGACCGTTTTTCCGACCAGAGTCGGAACTACTTGGAAGCTAATATTCGCGCAGTTCGTCTTTGGTCTGTTTTCTTTCCCATCATCGACGTTTTAAACAACCTTAGTAGCCTCATCGTTCTAGTTTTTGGTTCTTGGGAAGTGATGGTGGGGCGTTTGACTATTGGCGAATTAGCTGCGTTTCTTGCCTACATTAATCAAGTCAATCAGCCTATTCGACGTTTCAGTAAAGTAATGAATGTTGTGCAAAGAGCTGTAGTGGCATCGGAGCGTGTTTTTGAAATTATGGAGACTAATCCAGAGGTGAAGGAGAAGGAAAATGCTGTTAATCTGACCTCTGTACAGGGTCGCCTCAAGTTTGAAAATGTTGAATTTGGCTATAAAGACGGTGAACCAGTTTTGCACGATTTTAACTTAGAGATTAAACCGGGGATGACGGTTGCTTTAGTGGGGTCTTCGGGTGCGGGAAAAAGTACGGTTGCCAAATTAGCCGCTAGGTTTTATGACCCTACAAAGGGGTTGATTTTGATTGATAATTACCAGCTTCAAGATGTATCTATAGAGTCGCTGCGAGAGCATATAGGAATTGTTTCTCAAGAAACTTTATTGCTATACGGCACGGTGCTAGATAATATTGCTTATGGTAAGTTAGACGCTACAAAAGAAGAGATTATAGAAGCGGCTAAAGCAGCTAATGCCCACGATTTTATTATGAGTTTCCCTGATGGGTACGATTCAATAATTGGCGAACGGGGAGTGAGGCTGTCGGGGGGTCAAAGGCAGCGTTTGGCGATCGCCAGAGTTTTGCTCAAAAATCCTCGCTTTGTTGTGCTTGATGAAGCAACTTCTGCGCTAGATAGTGAGTCGGAAAATCTGATTCAAGAGTCTTTGGAAAAGCTATTTAAAGGCCGATCTAGTTTAGTGATCGCTCACCGCCTTTCTACTATCCACAATGCCGATGTCATTGTTGTGATGGAACAAGGGCGCATCGTAGAAACTGGAACTCACGCAGATTTAATCTCTAAAGGAGGACGGTACGCTCAGCTTCATTCCTTACAATTTCCTCAAAAATACAGTTTACCATAA
- a CDS encoding mechanosensitive ion channel domain-containing protein, with protein sequence MERIIDTILIQIARLFTASLFKIGDYPVSISSIGELIISLLIAIYISNALSNFLKERLLVRIGIDEGNREAIAVIVRYVTAALGIIIVLQSVGFNLGSLAILAGGLGVGIGFGVQDLTTNFVSGLTLLVDRPVKVGDYIELENLMGTVKKISIRSTIIKTNDNSSVIVPNSTMIGNKIVNWSYDSSNFCLRIPVSVAEHNDPLLVTEALITSAYMESAVLYNPNPRVLFLGFGEEGLKFELLAWIEQPNQREFIKSSLYFAIEYNFRKQGINFPAEERHLWLQNPEVLAGLFQKAEPTDDIDKDGTQATDREPTLQLVPKKQLSLSDLMRQIVYFKNLNDIELRKLIEAGYRQRLVASQILFRENDPGDAFYIILSGSVEVFVEKINKHLTNLVAGQFFGELALMLGIPRTATVRALEETFLFAINKTGFQKLLKEHPEFYEQIVKELGKHQEELTARQKQLREMGLVDATEDDQNPVVWVRKRLINLFNL encoded by the coding sequence ATGGAAAGAATCATAGACACGATCTTAATACAAATAGCTAGGCTGTTTACAGCTAGTTTGTTTAAAATAGGAGATTACCCTGTTTCAATCAGTTCAATAGGCGAACTGATTATATCCCTATTAATAGCTATTTACATTTCTAACGCTCTGAGCAATTTTCTCAAAGAGCGGCTGCTTGTCAGAATAGGAATTGACGAAGGAAACCGAGAAGCGATCGCGGTAATTGTTCGTTATGTAACAGCAGCATTAGGCATTATCATCGTTCTGCAAAGTGTTGGATTTAACCTGGGCTCTTTGGCGATATTAGCAGGTGGTTTAGGAGTTGGTATTGGTTTCGGCGTACAGGATTTAACAACAAACTTCGTCAGCGGTTTGACATTACTGGTAGATCGACCTGTCAAGGTGGGAGACTATATTGAATTAGAAAATTTGATGGGAACTGTCAAGAAAATATCTATTCGCTCTACCATCATCAAAACAAATGATAATTCTTCTGTAATCGTTCCCAACAGCACTATGATTGGGAACAAAATTGTTAACTGGAGTTACGATAGTTCAAACTTCTGTCTGCGAATACCCGTATCAGTAGCAGAGCATAACGACCCCTTATTAGTGACAGAAGCACTTATAACTTCTGCCTACATGGAATCGGCAGTTTTATACAATCCCAATCCCAGAGTATTATTTTTAGGGTTTGGGGAAGAAGGACTTAAATTTGAACTCTTGGCTTGGATCGAGCAGCCCAATCAAAGAGAATTCATTAAAAGTTCTTTGTATTTTGCAATTGAATATAACTTCCGCAAACAAGGAATCAATTTCCCCGCCGAAGAAAGGCATTTATGGTTACAGAATCCAGAAGTTTTGGCTGGCTTGTTCCAGAAAGCCGAGCCTACAGATGACATTGACAAAGATGGAACTCAAGCGACAGATCGCGAGCCAACTTTGCAGCTTGTTCCTAAAAAGCAATTATCCCTCAGCGACTTAATGCGCCAGATAGTATACTTTAAAAATCTTAACGACATAGAATTGCGGAAATTAATTGAAGCGGGATATCGGCAACGCCTAGTGGCATCCCAAATTCTATTTCGCGAAAATGACCCAGGCGATGCTTTTTATATCATCCTGTCAGGCTCTGTAGAAGTTTTTGTAGAAAAAATTAACAAACATCTTACCAACCTGGTAGCAGGGCAATTTTTCGGAGAACTTGCTTTAATGCTGGGAATCCCCCGCACTGCCACCGTCAGGGCGCTAGAAGAAACATTTCTGTTCGCTATCAACAAAACGGGGTTCCAAAAACTCTTAAAAGAGCATCCAGAGTTTTACGAGCAGATAGTTAAAGAGTTAGGAAAACATCAAGAAGAGCTAACCGCTAGACAAAAACAACTGCGAGAAATGGGTTTGGTAGATGCAACCGAAGACGACCAAAATCCTGTAGTTTGGGTCAGAAAACGGCTAATAAACCTTTTTAACCTTTAA
- a CDS encoding mechanosensitive ion channel family protein, whose protein sequence is MIAILDFPTVLAASLSFLPDNLAPFLGALIVEAIVAFVLYIALFYILRALFRQMESDAALVSLTVSRIPVLIIFILVSLKFSFRQLGSSPVIDLFQRGFSAFLVLTVTHLIARLFTEVVVYYLKAYARKSEAVWDDILIPILGRTIPFLAYLIGFSLFLQTFGVDLTGIGLALGSITVVLGLSVKEILSDFFGGLVLLIDTPFQFGDVIQMNGSMAVIKNIGIRVTKLYMIDTHCELYTPNSALGSKDIINLSRPTPHFAYSTNIAVRVDADPVTATKILREIVLGHPDTLGDLEEKLEYLDHFYGWDHAEPGKLSKREAGRLRVLAEIDVNKQLKKIEDEVEDLVNKIKSLEKGGLDKDELKIVLKEYIDVLNLVGLQVVAERKGKRVRYRLEEEVEPALKTTLIGYIRAWYQAWLKDPDLVVEDFNILPEEWEQKIDILKGKMNKLYQRMANPGGDETRLDDYAIKFVEWLHENFKESKTLWKEPKIRLMDIQGSGMQFTVKFYVDNIRLEHWERGYRVSNEVRREMVRRLRQAYIYNT, encoded by the coding sequence ATGATTGCTATCTTGGACTTCCCAACTGTACTAGCAGCGTCCTTATCCTTTCTCCCAGATAACTTGGCCCCTTTCCTGGGAGCCTTGATCGTCGAGGCAATTGTCGCTTTCGTACTGTACATAGCGCTTTTCTATATACTGCGAGCCTTGTTTCGCCAAATGGAAAGCGATGCAGCCCTCGTTAGCCTGACTGTCTCGCGTATCCCAGTTCTAATTATTTTCATACTTGTCAGCCTAAAATTCTCCTTTCGACAGTTAGGCTCAAGTCCCGTCATTGATTTGTTTCAGAGAGGGTTCAGCGCCTTCCTGGTTCTGACTGTGACCCACTTGATTGCGCGGCTATTTACTGAAGTAGTTGTCTACTACTTGAAAGCATACGCTAGAAAAAGCGAAGCTGTCTGGGACGACATATTGATCCCAATACTAGGACGAACCATTCCATTTTTAGCTTATCTGATTGGTTTTTCTCTTTTCTTGCAAACATTTGGGGTTGATTTAACTGGAATCGGGTTAGCGTTAGGTAGTATTACCGTTGTACTTGGCTTGTCGGTCAAGGAGATTTTAAGCGACTTTTTTGGCGGTTTGGTTTTGTTGATCGATACACCCTTTCAATTCGGAGATGTAATCCAAATGAACGGGTCAATGGCGGTCATCAAAAACATCGGCATCCGGGTGACCAAGTTATATATGATCGATACCCATTGCGAGCTGTATACGCCAAATTCTGCCTTGGGAAGTAAAGATATAATTAACCTCAGTCGTCCCACTCCGCACTTTGCTTATTCAACTAATATCGCAGTCAGAGTGGATGCCGACCCGGTGACAGCAACAAAAATCTTGAGAGAAATTGTTCTCGGACATCCAGATACATTGGGAGATCTTGAAGAAAAACTAGAATATTTAGACCACTTCTATGGATGGGATCATGCCGAACCAGGTAAGCTGTCCAAGAGGGAAGCAGGACGCCTCCGGGTATTAGCGGAAATAGATGTGAACAAGCAACTGAAAAAAATTGAAGATGAAGTTGAGGATTTGGTTAACAAAATCAAGAGTCTGGAAAAAGGAGGATTGGATAAAGATGAACTCAAAATTGTTCTAAAAGAATACATAGATGTGTTGAACTTGGTTGGCTTGCAGGTAGTAGCAGAACGCAAGGGTAAACGGGTGCGTTACAGACTTGAAGAAGAAGTAGAGCCAGCTTTGAAAACCACCCTCATCGGATATATTAGAGCCTGGTATCAAGCCTGGTTAAAAGACCCCGATTTGGTAGTTGAAGACTTCAACATCTTACCGGAAGAATGGGAGCAAAAAATTGACATTCTTAAGGGCAAAATGAACAAACTTTATCAGAGAATGGCTAACCCTGGAGGAGACGAAACTAGGTTAGATGATTATGCGATCAAGTTTGTAGAGTGGTTGCACGAAAACTTCAAAGAATCCAAAACCCTGTGGAAAGAGCCAAAAATTCGGCTGATGGACATCCAAGGTTCCGGTATGCAATTTACCGTCAAGTTCTACGTTGACAATATCAGGTTAGAACATTGGGAGCGGGGCTATCGGGTCAGCAATGAAGTGCGTAGAGAGATGGTGCGGCGGTTGAGACAAGCTTACATTTACAACACATAA
- a CDS encoding chemotaxis protein CheB, producing MNTSDSSEQSESPPPTTAKVDRDRSLDRSYPIVCIGASAGGLEAFTQLLKALEIDTGMAFVLIQHLDPNHKSLLTQILSKSTEMPVMQIEDGMVVEPNCVYIIPPNKKMGIIGGMLKLMPREKIEGKYMPIDAFLQSLAKDRGNKAIAVILSGMDGDGTLGVEAIKAEGGITFAQCEKTAQYDSMPNTAIASGHVDFILPPQEIAQELAKIGRHPFVAQTSSLETTDELPLSDPNLLNRIFTLLRNNTGSDFTHYKHATIKRRIMRRLILHHFQKLEDYITYLQKTPQEVEALYQDILIPYTTFFRDPESYKALKNKVFPKLMMDRPPEDAIRIWIPGCSTGEEAYSIAICLLEFLQDLATIPQIQIFATDINQKAIEKARAAIYPDKLMLHVSEERKKRFFVKIENGYQLGKRIRDLCVFAKQNVSQDPPFSKLDLISCRNMLIYLSPFLQKKVIPLFHYALKSTGFLMLGASEGTGGFSELFTLVDKKYKIYSRKLARARLNFEFTTGNHPLQKSNATKKMNEDVSKGLDLQKEADRIVLNRYAPVGVVINEDLEILQFRGQVSLYLEPAPGAASLNLLRMVRSGFLLDLRTAIHKAKDQNIPIRKEGLQVKCNEEFRTVNIEVIPFKPLPSSESYFLVLFEEVTLLDVPKSRANRTRETKEEEGTALANQELEILRLRQELTSTREYLQSIIEEQEVTNEELKAANEEVLSSNEEFQSTNEELETAKEEIQATNEELNTINDELRNRNRELNQVNNDLNNLLDSVSIPIVMLGKDLCIRLFTPKAKTVLNIMPTDIGRSIGDIHTHINVPNLKKLISDVIKTASIVELEVQDRSGHWYDLRIQPYKTADNQIEGTVIALVDIDALKRSSDVLKEAGDYARSIVETVRSPIVVLDADLRVKTANRSFYETFQVTPEDTEQKSIFDLGNRQWDIPKLRHLLLEVISNNTSLDDFEVSHNFLNIGDKTMLLNSCKIPLKSGSMETILLAIEDITDRRRIEEERHQLLIFEQSARETAEDANRAKDEFLSILSHELRNPLSAIMGWTKLISTKKLDETQTAHGLDIIQRSAQAQNKLIEDILDISRITTGKVRLNVSKVNLAFILEEARDIVRLSADAKQIRLELVVNSQIVILGDPDRLRQVFWNLLSNAIKFTPTGGQIEIKLEKLPIENENSADPLQSETYQTSFAQIQMSDTGIGIAPEFLPYVFDRFRQADNKSAISHAGLGLGLALVRYLVELHGGTAQAASPGLGLGSTFTVQLPLQAVHRES from the coding sequence ATGAATACCAGTGACTCTTCGGAGCAATCTGAATCCCCGCCTCCTACTACAGCAAAAGTCGATCGCGATCGGTCCTTGGACCGATCGTATCCTATTGTCTGTATCGGAGCTTCCGCTGGTGGACTGGAAGCATTTACCCAGTTACTTAAAGCTCTAGAGATCGATACCGGCATGGCTTTTGTGCTGATTCAACACTTAGACCCCAATCATAAAAGCTTGTTGACCCAGATCCTTTCCAAATCGACTGAGATGCCGGTTATGCAGATCGAGGATGGCATGGTAGTAGAACCTAACTGCGTCTACATCATTCCGCCTAATAAAAAAATGGGTATTATCGGGGGTATGTTGAAACTCATGCCTCGCGAGAAGATTGAAGGAAAGTATATGCCGATCGATGCTTTCCTGCAATCCCTGGCAAAAGATCGGGGGAACAAAGCGATCGCAGTAATTCTGTCGGGAATGGACGGAGACGGCACTCTGGGGGTGGAAGCAATCAAAGCCGAGGGCGGCATCACCTTTGCCCAGTGTGAAAAAACAGCCCAATACGATAGTATGCCAAACACCGCTATTGCCAGCGGTCATGTAGATTTTATCCTGCCCCCTCAAGAAATCGCCCAGGAGCTGGCGAAGATCGGCCGCCATCCATTCGTCGCTCAAACCTCATCGTTGGAAACAACGGATGAGTTACCTTTGTCAGATCCGAACCTCCTAAATCGGATTTTCACATTGCTGCGAAACAACACCGGATCTGATTTTACTCATTACAAGCACGCTACCATCAAGCGACGCATCATGCGCCGCTTGATTCTACACCACTTTCAAAAGCTGGAGGATTACATCACTTATCTCCAGAAAACACCACAGGAAGTGGAGGCTTTGTACCAAGACATCCTGATCCCTTACACAACTTTTTTCCGCGACCCCGAATCTTATAAAGCGTTAAAGAACAAAGTCTTTCCCAAGCTGATGATGGATAGACCGCCAGAAGATGCGATCAGGATCTGGATACCTGGGTGTTCCACAGGTGAGGAAGCTTACTCTATTGCTATATGCTTGCTGGAATTTTTGCAGGATCTGGCTACCATACCTCAAATCCAGATTTTTGCCACAGATATTAATCAAAAAGCGATCGAGAAAGCCCGCGCAGCTATATACCCAGACAAGCTGATGCTTCATGTCTCAGAGGAACGTAAAAAACGCTTTTTTGTTAAGATAGAGAACGGCTACCAGCTTGGCAAGAGGATTCGCGATCTGTGCGTCTTTGCCAAGCAAAACGTCAGCCAAGACCCGCCTTTCTCCAAGCTGGATCTGATCAGTTGCCGGAATATGCTGATTTATCTAAGCCCATTTTTACAGAAGAAGGTCATACCACTGTTCCATTATGCGCTCAAATCCACAGGCTTTCTGATGCTGGGAGCATCGGAGGGAACGGGCGGATTCTCTGAACTGTTTACCTTGGTGGACAAAAAGTACAAGATTTATTCCCGAAAACTAGCACGCGCACGACTGAATTTTGAGTTTACCACCGGCAACCATCCACTACAGAAATCAAACGCTACCAAGAAGATGAACGAGGACGTCTCGAAGGGATTGGATTTGCAAAAAGAAGCCGATCGAATCGTCTTGAATAGATACGCCCCTGTCGGTGTGGTGATCAATGAAGATCTGGAAATTCTACAATTTCGAGGACAGGTTAGTCTTTATCTAGAACCCGCTCCAGGAGCGGCCAGCCTCAACCTCCTGAGAATGGTACGATCGGGCTTTTTGTTAGATCTGCGTACAGCGATTCATAAGGCCAAAGACCAGAATATCCCGATTAGAAAAGAAGGCTTGCAGGTCAAATGTAACGAGGAATTCAGGACGGTCAATATTGAGGTGATTCCTTTTAAGCCTCTACCCTCCTCTGAAAGCTACTTCTTGGTTTTGTTTGAAGAGGTTACTCTACTAGATGTTCCTAAATCCAGGGCGAACAGGACTCGTGAGACAAAGGAAGAGGAGGGAACCGCTCTGGCAAACCAAGAGCTAGAGATTCTCCGACTTCGGCAAGAGCTTACTAGCACGAGGGAATATCTGCAATCCATTATCGAAGAACAGGAGGTCACCAACGAAGAACTCAAAGCCGCCAATGAGGAAGTCTTGTCGAGCAATGAGGAATTCCAAAGCACGAATGAGGAACTGGAAACTGCCAAGGAAGAGATTCAGGCGACGAATGAAGAACTGAACACAATTAACGACGAACTGCGAAATCGGAATCGGGAATTGAATCAAGTCAACAACGACCTGAATAATCTGCTCGATAGTGTCAGCATCCCCATCGTCATGCTGGGAAAAGATTTGTGCATTCGACTTTTCACTCCGAAAGCGAAAACGGTGCTGAATATAATGCCTACGGACATCGGACGATCGATCGGCGATATTCATACCCATATCAACGTCCCCAATTTGAAGAAGTTGATATCTGATGTCATCAAAACCGCCAGCATAGTTGAACTTGAGGTGCAAGACCGATCGGGCCATTGGTATGACCTGCGAATACAGCCCTATAAGACCGCAGATAATCAGATTGAGGGTACAGTAATAGCGTTGGTGGATATTGACGCCCTCAAACGAAGCTCCGATGTGCTTAAGGAAGCTGGCGATTATGCTCGATCGATTGTGGAGACAGTGCGATCGCCCATAGTTGTTCTTGATGCAGATTTGCGCGTGAAGACGGCGAATCGCTCTTTCTATGAAACTTTCCAGGTAACGCCAGAAGACACAGAGCAGAAGTCGATCTTCGATCTGGGCAACCGTCAGTGGGACATTCCCAAACTGCGCCATCTGCTATTAGAGGTAATCTCAAACAACACCTCCCTCGACGACTTTGAAGTTAGCCATAATTTTTTAAACATTGGCGACAAGACGATGCTGCTCAATTCCTGCAAAATCCCTCTGAAAAGCGGCTCTATGGAGACGATCCTGCTTGCTATTGAGGATATTACCGATCGCAGACGAATTGAGGAGGAACGCCATCAGCTACTAATTTTCGAGCAATCAGCCCGCGAGACGGCTGAAGATGCCAACCGCGCTAAGGATGAGTTCCTCTCCATCCTCTCTCACGAGCTGCGGAACCCCCTCAGCGCCATCATGGGTTGGACTAAGCTGATCAGTACCAAGAAATTAGACGAAACCCAGACCGCTCATGGGCTTGACATAATTCAGCGCAGCGCACAGGCGCAAAATAAGCTGATTGAGGATATCTTAGACATCTCGCGCATAACTACTGGTAAAGTCCGCCTGAATGTCTCCAAAGTTAACCTCGCGTTTATCCTTGAGGAAGCTAGAGATATTGTGCGTCTGTCTGCTGACGCTAAGCAAATTCGACTTGAATTGGTGGTTAATTCTCAAATAGTCATACTGGGCGATCCAGACCGCTTGCGGCAGGTATTCTGGAATCTGCTTTCCAACGCCATCAAATTCACCCCAACCGGGGGACAGATTGAGATTAAACTGGAAAAATTGCCGATCGAAAATGAAAACTCAGCCGACCCTCTGCAATCTGAAACTTACCAAACCTCATTTGCCCAGATCCAGATGAGCGATACTGGCATAGGGATTGCACCTGAGTTTTTGCCTTATGTGTTCGATCGCTTCCGTCAAGCCGATAATAAAAGCGCAATATCCCACGCCGGACTTGGACTGGGCCTAGCCCTAGTCCGCTACTTGGTAGAACTGCACGGCGGAACTGCCCAAGCGGCAAGTCCGGGCCTGGGACTGGGATCGACTTTTACGGTGCAACTGCCCCTGCAAGCGGTTCATCGGGAATCTTGA
- a CDS encoding Uma2 family endonuclease, with product MNAPTIALPPTLKLKIDLTEEQYFQICQNNRDLRFERTAKGELLIMPPTGSVTGNRNFDLAVELGIWNKQTKLGKGFDSSSGFTLPNGAERSPDVSWIKQERWDALTPEQQQKFAPICPDFVVELRSPTDTLKELREKMQEYIDNGARLGWLIDRKNKRVEIYRPNRDVEILENPATLSGEDVLPGFVLDLKPIMS from the coding sequence ATGAACGCCCCTACAATCGCCTTACCTCCTACCCTCAAATTGAAAATCGATTTAACTGAAGAGCAGTATTTTCAGATCTGTCAAAACAACCGCGATTTAAGATTTGAGCGCACAGCCAAAGGAGAATTACTAATTATGCCACCTACAGGCAGTGTTACTGGCAACCGTAACTTCGATCTCGCCGTTGAGCTAGGAATCTGGAACAAACAAACTAAACTAGGCAAAGGTTTCGACTCGTCAAGCGGCTTCACATTGCCCAACGGTGCGGAACGTTCCCCTGATGTATCGTGGATTAAGCAAGAGCGTTGGGACGCTTTAACCCCAGAACAACAACAGAAATTTGCTCCCATTTGTCCTGATTTTGTAGTCGAGTTACGCTCTCCTACCGATACCCTAAAAGAATTGCGGGAAAAAATGCAAGAATACATCGACAACGGTGCGAGATTGGGTTGGTTAATTGACCGAAAAAATAAGCGTGTAGAAATTTACCGCCCCAATCGAGATGTGGAAATACTCGAAAATCCGGCAACTCTTTCCGGTGAAGATGTGTTACCTGGTTTTGTCTTGGATCTCAAACCAATTATGTCTTAA
- a CDS encoding sulfotransferase family protein translates to MKKIDLVFRTVGERTSKIALELAIKNIQPNQVHIIENVKPFSKAVQEMLRIEYDCDFVVFMDADCLIMEDMVPFLQSNTQPYIDCYVLDKFRGKIHCGVHITRLDVVQAMQRIEAPKDERKHILRPESRLRNLALKQLNLGINFGEFHIYHDFFQFYRDIFCKYALRELRSRNSYRQAKFNINIEDWNMQAEDKDFYVAKAAVLHARKTIKQDASSQEVANYIEALPNIAIAELSQMNVTEKAAFSCQELDALEAERQVKKTPKSKKMKIFGIGLSRTGTKSLTVALNMLGIHVIHYPNDATTLKELRAGNYDLSILNDWEGIADITVAPFYAQLDKMFPDSKFILTVRDKESWLRSIQRKWERKPVFEEDTDKDPQMQIRRFLRSAVYGTYTYNEERLSYVYDLHYKNVIEYFKDRPESLLIINICAGENWEKLCPFFNLPLRDEQFPVMNRKSVLSKIQ, encoded by the coding sequence ATGAAAAAAATTGACCTTGTTTTTAGAACGGTTGGAGAGAGAACATCAAAAATCGCCCTTGAATTGGCAATCAAAAATATTCAGCCTAATCAAGTGCATATTATAGAAAATGTTAAACCATTTTCTAAAGCAGTTCAGGAAATGCTGAGGATTGAATATGATTGCGATTTTGTGGTATTCATGGATGCAGATTGCTTGATTATGGAGGATATGGTTCCTTTCCTCCAAAGTAATACGCAACCTTATATAGACTGTTACGTTCTAGATAAATTCAGAGGTAAAATTCATTGCGGCGTACACATAACGCGACTAGATGTCGTGCAGGCTATGCAAAGAATAGAAGCGCCCAAAGACGAGCGTAAGCATATACTAAGACCTGAATCTAGATTGCGAAATTTGGCTCTCAAACAACTTAATCTGGGAATTAATTTTGGCGAATTTCACATTTATCATGATTTTTTTCAGTTCTATCGTGACATTTTTTGCAAGTATGCCTTGAGAGAACTGAGAAGTCGTAATTCTTATCGGCAAGCCAAATTCAATATTAATATAGAAGATTGGAATATGCAGGCTGAAGATAAAGATTTTTATGTTGCCAAAGCCGCTGTTTTACACGCTAGAAAAACTATTAAACAAGATGCCTCTTCTCAGGAAGTCGCCAACTACATAGAAGCTCTACCTAACATTGCGATCGCAGAATTAAGTCAGATGAACGTCACAGAAAAAGCAGCTTTTTCCTGCCAAGAGTTAGATGCTTTAGAAGCAGAACGCCAAGTCAAAAAAACACCCAAAAGTAAAAAAATGAAAATTTTTGGCATCGGCTTGAGTCGAACTGGAACTAAAAGCTTAACCGTAGCTTTAAATATGTTGGGAATTCATGTTATACACTACCCAAATGACGCAACAACTTTAAAGGAATTGAGGGCAGGAAACTACGATCTTTCTATATTGAATGATTGGGAGGGAATAGCAGATATAACCGTCGCTCCTTTTTATGCTCAGCTAGATAAAATGTTCCCAGATAGCAAGTTTATTCTGACTGTACGTGACAAAGAATCGTGGTTGAGGTCGATTCAAAGGAAATGGGAGAGAAAACCCGTATTTGAGGAAGATACTGATAAAGATCCTCAAATGCAGATCAGAAGGTTTTTGCGATCGGCTGTTTATGGAACATACACTTATAACGAAGAACGGCTGTCCTACGTCTACGACCTGCACTACAAAAACGTTATAGAATACTTTAAAGACCGTCCCGAATCTTTGTTAATTATTAATATTTGCGCGGGTGAAAATTGGGAAAAGTTATGCCCATTTTTTAATCTCCCCCTGCGGGACGAACAATTTCCGGTGATGAATCGCAAGTCTGTATTGAGTAAAATACAATGA